Part of the Armatimonadota bacterium genome is shown below.
GCTCCAGCACCGCCACTTCCTCATGTTTGAGCGGGTAGCCGATGCGGATTCGCAAGAGGAAGCGGTCCAACTGCGCTTCCGGCAGCAGATATGTGCCGGCCATTTCGACGCTGTTTCCGGTGGCGATGACGAAGAACGGCGCGGGCAGTGTGTGGGCGACACCGTCCACGGTAACCTGGCTTTCCTCCATACACTCGAGGAGCGCGCTTTGTGTCTTCGGCGTCGCGCGGTTTATCTCGTCCGCCAGCACAATGTTGGCGAAGACGGGCCCGCGCCTGAACTCGAACTCCGTGGTCCCCTGGTTGTAGATACTGGTGCCGGTGATGTCGGACGGCAGGAGATCGGGTGTGCACTGGATGCGCTTGAACGTGCCGCCGGTGGCGACGGCCAGCGCCCGCGCAAGCATCGTTTTGCCAACGCCGGGCACATCCTCGATGAGGCAGTGACCGCGGCACAAGAGGGCCGTGACGGCCATTTCCACGGCCTCACGCTTTCCCACGATGACTTTCTCAATCTCGCCGATCGTTCTTCCAACTGCGTCGGTCAGGTTGTCGATATCGGATTGGTCGTTTGTAAGCAAAGCCTTGAGTCCTGGCAACCTGTGCCGTAATCAGCGCGATGGCCGGCGTCGCCGCTGTCGCGGGGTTCATTCAGGGGAGTGCGATCTCCTCCGCGTCCAGTAACCGCGCCTCCATCATGGCGTGTGCGCGTATCAATTCGGGATGGTACATCTTGATACGCCCATAGATCCGCTGCGCAGTTCCGCGCATGTACGAGCCTCCGGACAATTCGTACTCGTCCTTCAGCATCTGAATCCACAGGTCGGGGTCTTCCAGCCAGCCTTTGTCGTGAGCGTAGCGCACAGCGTCGCGCGGCATATGCGCCTCAACGCCGCGGGCGCGGAGCAATTCCTTGACGACTTTCCAGCAAACGCTCATCGCGTAGACGAACGCTTGAGCCGTGTCTTCGGTGCATCGGCTGGAGGTCTCCGGTTCAGACAGGGCATCGCTGAGGCGCTCAAGGGCGGCTCCCAGTTTGTGAACGTCGTGTTCGATCATCTCATCGACCATCACACTGCCCTCCGTTGATCCAGCGGCAAATCCCCTGGATGGCGCCGGTGTTGTCCCACAAAGGTTGGACACCCGCGGGACGTGTGACGTTCCCGCTCAGGCGCCGCTCACTATACCACGAAGATAATCCATCAGGCCCGGCGCCAGGTCCGGCCGGCGCAGGGCAAAGTCAATATTGGCTTTCAGGTACTCCAGTTTGTTTCCGCAGTCGTAGTACCTGCCGTTTTGAATAACGCACGCGTACACGTCCTGCTGGCGCATTAGCTCGTTGATCGCGTCCACCAGCCAGATCTCGCCGCCCTTTCCGGGCGCCACGTTCTCCAGCGCTTCCATGATACCCGGATTCAGGACACAGCCACTGACCATGGCGAGATCGCTGGGCGCATTTCCGGCTCCCGGCTTTTCCACGATGCGGCTCACCTTCACGAGACCCGGCTCAACCTCTTCGCCTTCAACGAATCCATAACGATTTGCGTCTTCTGGGTTGGTAGTACGTATGACGGAGAGAACACTGCTCTGGTAGCGGACATGGACGTCCTTGAGCTGCTGCACGCGCGGCGGGGTCGCATCGATGAAATCGTCTCCCCACAGGACCACGAACGGCTCATCGCGTTCCACAACGTCCTTGGCGCACAGGACCGCGTGCCCGTTTCCCAACTGCTTCTTCTGGCGTACATACACAAACGTTGCCATATCGGAGATCGCGCGGAGTTCCTCCACTACGCACTGCTGTCCCGATTCGGCAAGGTGATATTCCAGCTCGAAATTGTAATCGAAGTGATCCTCGATGGCGCGCTTGTTGGACCCCGTAATCAGCACGATCTGATCCACCCCGGACGCCACGGCCTCCTCGACGATGTACTGGATAACCGGCTTGTCCACAACCGGCAGCATTTCCTTGGGCAGCGACTTGGTGGCGGGCAGGAAGCGGGTTCCAAACCCCGCGGCTGGGATAACGGCCTTACGCACTGGTTTCAAAGAACGAACTCCTTAGTCTTGTACGTCAGATTATAGCAGTGATGCGTGTTGCGGGGCCTCGGCACGCTCGCGGATGCCCGGTCTGAGTGTCAGCGGGGGTTCGACTGCCCGGGGAGAACTCGGGTGTCTCACATTACGAGTCATTGACGTGAATACGATGGCATAATGGGATGGTGCCACCTGTCTTCTCGCGCGATGTGACCATCAAGACCCGCCACAAAGCGCCATTACGTTCGCGAGGGGGTTCGTTATGCGTGTTCGTCTGGGCCTGTTGACGGCCCTCTCCCTTCCACTTCTGCTCGCCGCCGCGCCACCCTGTCTGGGCCGTGTGGGAGGACTGCTCAACCTCAAGAGCCAGGCCGGCCAGGTCGACGTCATCTGCGTGGGACGGGTCGCGGCCGCGACCGCCCCCCCTCAACGGGCCGATGGGTCAGGCTCACCACCTGCTGACCTCGATGGGTCAGGCTCACCACCTGTCGACCTCATCGTTGAGCGGGTGATGAAGGGCGAACTCCGACCCGGCGACCACATACAGATAGCGGGAGACCAACCGCGTAGCATTTATCCCCTGTCTACCGGACACGATCTCGTACTGCTGTTAAGGCAAGGTAACTCCTACGCGTTTGCCCGAACGGTCGAAAACTGTATGCCGGTGTCAGGGAAGGAGCGCACTCCCTATCTCAAACAGTTGGACGTTCTCGCTAATCTCAGATGGGAAATTGTCAACTCACTCCAGGACGCCTCGCCCGCAGTCGTGCAGGCGGCCCTTGCGCAGGGCGCCCTCCTGACCAAACCCTACGCAGCCACGTACGTGAAGCCTCTCACTTCGAACGCCGACGTGACTACCCGGGCGTTGGCTCTACGGGTCTGTCTCAAGCTATGCGACGAGGCGCCGGTCGCGGAATCCGTGAAGCTTGTGTTGAGTGAGCTGTCTCGCGCAAGGCCGTCAGCCGGGTTGGGAGTGTTTCTGCTGCGAAACGCCCTCTATGAGGTTCGGATCAAGGGCAACCAGGTCCCTCTGTTCGCGTCCAGCCTGTCTTCGCCGTTAACGGAGGCCCGGCGGTTCGCCAGCTACATGCTCAGGCTCTCCCTGCGTAACGAGGCGGTGCCGCTGCTCAAGTCCGCACTGGACGACGCCGACTCGGAGGTGAGGTACAACGGGGTCATGGGACTTGCAGAGCTCACAGATGACCATGAAGGGCATGGCCCCGCCTACGCGATATTCCTGAAGGACGAACGGCCGTACCTGACGTACTGGCGGGAAAAGAAGGTTCAGTAACAACCTTCGGAGCTCGCACGCTGCGGGACCGCGGCTTATCATTACTTGGGGCACGACACTGACGGCAAGGACCGTGATGAAGATGTGCAAAGCACTTGACACCGACGAGTTGATCGACCGCTTAGTGGAGACTATCAACCGCCTTCCTCGGGAGCCGGGCTTCGAAGACGCCCGGTGAACCCAGA
Proteins encoded:
- a CDS encoding HI0074 family nucleotidyltransferase substrate-binding subunit, giving the protein MVDEMIEHDVHKLGAALERLSDALSEPETSSRCTEDTAQAFVYAMSVCWKVVKELLRARGVEAHMPRDAVRYAHDKGWLEDPDLWIQMLKDEYELSGGSYMRGTAQRIYGRIKMYHPELIRAHAMMEARLLDAEEIALP
- a CDS encoding MoxR family ATPase, producing MLTNDQSDIDNLTDAVGRTIGEIEKVIVGKREAVEMAVTALLCRGHCLIEDVPGVGKTMLARALAVATGGTFKRIQCTPDLLPSDITGTSIYNQGTTEFEFRRGPVFANIVLADEINRATPKTQSALLECMEESQVTVDGVAHTLPAPFFVIATGNSVEMAGTYLLPEAQLDRFLLRIRIGYPLKHEEVAVLERQVLHHPITEVRPVLDPTQLRHLQDAVRRVFIKPGLKDYIVDVVAATRDHESVALGASPRGSLNLMHAAQGWAAIRGRDHVITDDVKALAGPVVGHRLLLKPEARHRGVTSEAVVDDILRRLPVPGHIR
- a CDS encoding UTP--glucose-1-phosphate uridylyltransferase, which codes for MRKAVIPAAGFGTRFLPATKSLPKEMLPVVDKPVIQYIVEEAVASGVDQIVLITGSNKRAIEDHFDYNFELEYHLAESGQQCVVEELRAISDMATFVYVRQKKQLGNGHAVLCAKDVVERDEPFVVLWGDDFIDATPPRVQQLKDVHVRYQSSVLSVIRTTNPEDANRYGFVEGEEVEPGLVKVSRIVEKPGAGNAPSDLAMVSGCVLNPGIMEALENVAPGKGGEIWLVDAINELMRQQDVYACVIQNGRYYDCGNKLEYLKANIDFALRRPDLAPGLMDYLRGIVSGA